From the Streptomyces nigrescens genome, one window contains:
- the dnaE gene encoding DNA polymerase III subunit alpha, giving the protein MPDSFVHLHNHTEYSMLDGAQKMKPMFAEVARQEMPAIAMSDHGNMFGAYEFAQVAKGFEGIRPIIGIEAYMAPSSRFVRKQEFWGPGGRRATNADGEGSKDVSGGGRFTHMTMWARNSQGLRNLFWLSTQASYEGQFPAGKPRMDRELIAERPDGVIATTGCPSGEIQTRLRLNQYDEAKAAAAAYQEIFGRENYFLELMDHGLDIEREVREGLLRLAKELNIPLLATNDAHYVTEDQADAHDSLLCIGVGKNKDDPGRFRFNGSGYYLKSAAEMRSLFSELPEACDNTLLIAERIEPYDEVFDYVDEMPRFPDVPDGETQESWLRKEVLKGLTMRYGDPVPPHIVDRFETEMSVIGPMGFSSYFLVVADICRHARDNKIPLGPGRGSATGSIVAYATRITELCPLEHGLLFERFLNPERINPPDVDLDFDDRQRDRMVRYVTEKYGEEYTAMVNTFGKIKAKNAIKDSSRILGYPYAHGERITKALPPDHNGKSAPLAAVFDSSHERYGEAGEIRQMYGNEQDVKRVIDTARGVEGLTRGTGVHAAAVILSKTMLTDRIPLHMRASDGVKITGFDYPSCEDMGLIKMDFLGLRNLGVIDQAIENIRENRGISLATVDPLDGDPSTVVIPLDDTKTYRLLAEGNTFGVFQLDGGGMRVLLKQMEPTRFEDIAAVNALYRPGPMAANAHTNYAHRKTGRQDITPIHPELRDALEPILGNTFHLLVYQEQIMAIARELAGYTLGGADLLRRAMGKKKPEVLAAEWDKFHDGMRGNGYSEEAVKALWDVMLPFSGYAFNKSHTAGYGLVSYWTAYLKANYPAEYMAALLTSVGDDKDKAAIYLADARKNGVRVLQPDVNESVAEFTAIGDDVRFGLRSVRNVGDNVIEAIVEARRREGKFTSFSDFLDKAGLPALNKRAVESLIKAGTFDSLEHSRKGLTAIHEDAIDAVIPVKKAASFGQDDLFADLGGEGSSAAPFGLDFPIDDTEWPRRQLLATERDMLGLYVSAHPLDGAEHILSGARDCSIAELLASGRTTGDVQLSGLITGIQLKMTKQGNAWAIVNLADRDAGIEVLFFPAAYQLVQHALAEDNVISVKGKIEDRDGTVNVFGRELAVLDVSSAEHGGRPPVRLALPAHRITEQSVRELKRILADHPGDSPVHLSVRGARKTTVYALQAKVDAITIASDVKGTFGADAWTGLA; this is encoded by the coding sequence GTGCCGGATTCCTTCGTTCACCTGCACAATCACACCGAATACTCGATGCTGGACGGCGCACAGAAGATGAAGCCGATGTTCGCCGAGGTGGCCCGGCAGGAGATGCCCGCGATCGCCATGAGCGATCACGGCAACATGTTCGGTGCCTACGAGTTCGCGCAGGTCGCGAAGGGCTTCGAGGGGATCAGGCCGATCATCGGCATCGAGGCGTACATGGCGCCTTCCTCTCGGTTCGTCCGCAAGCAGGAGTTCTGGGGGCCGGGAGGCCGTCGCGCCACGAACGCGGACGGTGAGGGGTCGAAGGACGTCTCCGGTGGCGGCCGCTTCACTCACATGACCATGTGGGCGCGCAACAGCCAGGGCCTGCGGAACCTGTTCTGGCTCAGCACGCAGGCCAGCTATGAGGGTCAGTTCCCTGCCGGAAAGCCGCGCATGGACCGGGAGTTGATCGCCGAGCGGCCGGACGGCGTCATCGCCACCACCGGCTGCCCCTCGGGCGAGATCCAGACCCGCCTGCGGCTGAACCAGTATGACGAGGCGAAGGCTGCTGCCGCGGCCTACCAGGAGATCTTCGGCCGCGAGAACTACTTCCTGGAGCTGATGGACCACGGCCTGGACATCGAGCGTGAGGTCCGTGAGGGCCTGCTGCGCCTGGCCAAGGAACTGAACATCCCCCTCCTGGCCACCAATGACGCGCACTACGTCACCGAGGACCAGGCCGACGCCCACGACAGCCTGCTGTGCATCGGCGTCGGCAAGAACAAGGACGACCCGGGCCGCTTCCGGTTCAACGGCTCCGGCTACTACCTCAAGAGCGCCGCCGAGATGCGCAGCCTGTTCTCGGAGCTTCCGGAAGCCTGCGACAACACCCTGCTGATCGCCGAGCGCATCGAGCCCTACGACGAGGTCTTCGACTACGTCGACGAGATGCCGCGGTTCCCGGACGTGCCCGACGGTGAAACGCAGGAGTCGTGGCTGCGCAAGGAAGTCCTCAAGGGGCTGACGATGCGCTACGGGGACCCGGTTCCCCCGCACATCGTGGACCGCTTCGAGACCGAGATGTCGGTCATCGGCCCCATGGGCTTCAGCTCCTACTTCCTCGTCGTGGCGGACATCTGCCGCCACGCCCGGGACAACAAGATCCCGCTCGGCCCGGGCCGGGGCTCGGCCACCGGCTCGATCGTCGCCTACGCCACCCGCATCACCGAGCTGTGCCCCCTGGAGCACGGCCTGCTGTTCGAGCGGTTCCTGAACCCCGAGCGCATCAACCCGCCGGATGTGGACCTCGACTTCGACGACCGTCAGCGCGACCGGATGGTCCGCTACGTCACCGAGAAGTACGGCGAGGAGTACACCGCCATGGTGAATACGTTCGGCAAGATCAAGGCCAAGAACGCGATCAAGGACTCCTCACGCATCCTCGGCTACCCGTACGCCCACGGCGAGCGGATCACCAAAGCTCTCCCGCCGGACCACAACGGCAAGTCCGCCCCGCTGGCCGCCGTCTTCGACTCCTCCCATGAGCGGTATGGCGAGGCCGGCGAGATCCGGCAGATGTATGGCAACGAGCAGGATGTGAAGCGGGTCATCGACACCGCCCGCGGAGTGGAGGGCCTCACCCGCGGCACCGGTGTGCATGCCGCGGCGGTGATCCTGTCCAAGACGATGCTCACCGACCGCATCCCGCTGCACATGCGTGCCTCGGACGGGGTGAAGATCACCGGCTTCGACTACCCGTCCTGCGAAGACATGGGTCTGATCAAGATGGACTTCCTGGGGCTGCGGAACCTGGGCGTCATCGACCAGGCCATCGAGAACATCCGCGAGAACCGGGGAATCAGCCTCGCCACCGTAGACCCCCTGGACGGCGACCCGTCCACCGTCGTCATCCCCCTGGACGACACCAAGACCTACCGGCTGCTGGCCGAGGGCAACACCTTCGGCGTCTTCCAGCTCGACGGCGGCGGGATGCGCGTACTGCTGAAGCAGATGGAACCCACCCGGTTCGAGGACATCGCCGCGGTCAACGCCCTCTACCGGCCCGGCCCCATGGCGGCCAACGCCCACACCAACTACGCCCACCGCAAGACCGGCCGCCAGGACATCACCCCCATCCACCCCGAGCTGCGCGACGCCCTGGAGCCCATCCTCGGCAACACCTTCCATCTGCTCGTCTACCAGGAGCAGATCATGGCCATCGCCCGGGAACTGGCCGGGTACACCCTCGGCGGCGCCGACCTGCTGCGCCGTGCGATGGGCAAGAAGAAACCGGAGGTGCTGGCCGCGGAGTGGGACAAGTTCCACGACGGCATGCGGGGCAACGGGTACAGCGAGGAAGCCGTCAAAGCCCTGTGGGACGTCATGCTCCCGTTCTCCGGCTATGCCTTCAACAAGTCCCACACCGCGGGCTACGGCCTCGTCTCGTACTGGACCGCCTACCTCAAGGCCAACTACCCGGCCGAGTACATGGCCGCCCTGCTCACCTCGGTCGGCGACGACAAGGACAAGGCCGCGATCTACCTCGCCGACGCCCGTAAAAACGGCGTCCGCGTCCTCCAGCCCGACGTGAACGAGTCCGTCGCCGAGTTCACCGCCATCGGCGACGACGTACGGTTCGGGCTGCGGTCCGTACGCAACGTCGGCGACAACGTCATCGAGGCCATCGTCGAGGCCCGCCGCCGGGAAGGGAAATTCACCTCCTTCTCCGACTTCCTCGACAAGGCCGGCCTGCCCGCACTGAACAAACGAGCTGTGGAGTCCCTGATCAAAGCCGGCACCTTCGACTCCCTGGAGCACTCCCGCAAGGGCCTCACCGCCATCCACGAGGACGCCATCGACGCGGTCATCCCCGTGAAGAAGGCGGCAAGCTTCGGGCAGGACGACCTCTTCGCCGACCTGGGCGGCGAGGGAAGCAGCGCTGCGCCCTTCGGTCTCGACTTCCCCATCGACGACACCGAGTGGCCCCGCAGACAGCTCCTGGCGACCGAACGCGACATGCTCGGCCTCTACGTCTCCGCCCACCCGCTGGACGGCGCCGAGCACATCCTCTCCGGCGCACGGGACTGCTCCATCGCCGAACTGCTCGCCTCCGGCCGCACCACCGGGGACGTACAGCTCTCCGGACTGATCACCGGCATCCAGCTCAAGATGACCAAACAGGGCAACGCCTGGGCCATCGTGAACCTCGCGGACCGTGATGCCGGCATCGAGGTCCTCTTCTTCCCCGCCGCCTACCAGCTCGTGCAGCACGCGCTGGCCGAAGACAACGTCATCTCCGTCAAGGGCAAGATCGAGGACCGGGACGGAACCGTGAACGTCTTCGGCAGAGAACTCGCGGTACTGGACGTCTCCTCCGCCGAACACGGCGGCAGACCCCCCGTGCGGCTTGCCCTCCCCGCCCACCGGATCACCGAACAGTCCGTCAGAGAACTCAAGCGTATCCTCGCGGACCACCCGGGCGACAGCCCCGTCCACCTCAGCGTCCGCGGCGCACGCAAGACGACCGTGTACGCCCTGCAGGCCAAGGTGGACGCCATCACCATCGCATCCGACGTGAAGGGCACGTTCGGAGCTGACGCGTGGACGGGGCTGGCGTGA
- a CDS encoding PaaI family thioesterase gives MEDQSQPDQASPEVQKRIQDSFDRQGLMAHLGATLTRIAPGRVHIELPGRPEVTQQHGYFHAGATSAIADSAGGYAAYTLFPEDTDVLTVEYKINLLAPAAGDRIEAVGTVLKSGRTLTVCQLEVFGVQDDGERKLVANGQQTLIRVKRPEQ, from the coding sequence GTGGAAGACCAGTCGCAGCCGGACCAGGCGAGCCCCGAGGTGCAGAAGCGCATCCAGGACAGCTTCGACCGCCAGGGGCTGATGGCTCATCTCGGAGCAACGCTCACCCGCATCGCGCCGGGCCGCGTGCACATCGAGCTCCCCGGCAGGCCCGAAGTCACCCAGCAGCACGGCTACTTCCATGCCGGCGCCACCAGCGCCATCGCGGACAGCGCCGGCGGCTATGCCGCCTACACGCTGTTCCCCGAGGACACCGACGTGCTCACCGTCGAGTACAAGATCAACCTTCTCGCGCCTGCTGCCGGTGACCGCATCGAGGCGGTCGGGACGGTCCTGAAGTCCGGGCGGACGCTGACCGTGTGTCAGCTGGAGGTGTTCGGAGTTCAGGACGACGGCGAGCGGAAGCTCGTCGCCAATGGGCAGCAGACGCTCATTCGCGTGAAACGGCCCGAGCAGTGA
- a CDS encoding alpha/beta hydrolase: MHEEIARADKLWSTADNTAPGQQTASIALFGYDALPGLADAASADRAEPAAKPLDRFPQRHERHTPGNHGARNTARTQLRLPRVRQGTHR; this comes from the coding sequence ATGCACGAGGAAATAGCGCGTGCCGACAAGCTCTGGTCGACAGCCGACAACACGGCTCCCGGACAACAGACCGCGTCCATCGCATTGTTCGGCTATGACGCGCTGCCAGGACTCGCGGACGCCGCAAGCGCCGACCGGGCAGAGCCTGCCGCCAAACCCCTCGACCGGTTCCCTCAACGGCATGAACGCCACACACCAGGGAACCATGGAGCACGCAACACTGCTCGGACACAGCTACGGCTCCCTCGTGTCCGGCAAGGCACTCACCGTTGA
- a CDS encoding RidA family protein produces MAITLVNPSGLPEIDAYRQVSIASGTRLVFIAGQVAWDAEGVTVGGDDLAAQVEQCYLNIGTALAEVGGSFDDVAKLTVHVVDWTPDKMPLLMEGITRAAAKLGVTPVPPATLLGVAALDVPEHLVEVEATAMLD; encoded by the coding sequence ATGGCCATCACCCTGGTGAACCCGAGCGGATTGCCGGAGATCGATGCCTACCGGCAGGTGTCGATCGCCTCCGGGACGCGGCTGGTCTTCATCGCCGGGCAGGTCGCCTGGGACGCCGAAGGGGTCACGGTCGGGGGAGACGACCTCGCAGCTCAGGTCGAGCAGTGCTACCTCAACATCGGCACCGCCCTGGCCGAGGTCGGCGGCAGCTTCGACGACGTGGCGAAACTGACCGTCCATGTCGTCGACTGGACCCCCGACAAGATGCCCCTCCTCATGGAGGGGATCACCCGGGCCGCCGCCAAGCTGGGAGTCACCCCCGTACCGCCGGCCACACTGCTGGGCGTTGCGGCCCTGGACGTGCCCGAGCATCTGGTCGAGGTCGAAGCCACCGCCATGCTCGACTGA
- a CDS encoding aminoglycoside phosphotransferase family protein, whose translation MTRWLADQGTPVIPPSPLVPREPVQRDGFSMTFWQFIEEDRDKEPDYAANSEITADLHAAMRAYPGRLSFLSAAEPQFIAESLALLEKRPDLIGPADLDRACREWQVLEPLVRSRTAFEKAFPGIDLQPIHGDSPPANIFCGVHGNLYADFELVTLGPVEWDLAALGPVLESAYNRGAQRNGMRPLNEDVLRFVNAVGMLRVIASLALVPQLPSLVEYLQSAVDQWQTMPFAGGMAE comes from the coding sequence GTGACGCGATGGCTCGCAGACCAGGGAACTCCCGTGATCCCTCCCAGCCCTCTCGTGCCACGGGAACCCGTTCAGCGCGACGGGTTCTCGATGACGTTCTGGCAGTTCATCGAGGAAGACCGAGACAAAGAGCCCGACTACGCGGCGAACTCCGAAATCACTGCTGACCTGCACGCCGCGATGCGTGCATACCCGGGCCGGCTGTCGTTTCTGTCCGCGGCCGAACCGCAGTTCATCGCGGAAAGCCTTGCTCTGCTCGAAAAGCGCCCCGACCTCATCGGCCCGGCCGATCTGGACCGCGCATGCCGCGAGTGGCAGGTCCTGGAACCTCTCGTGCGCTCCCGCACAGCATTCGAAAAGGCATTCCCAGGGATCGACCTCCAGCCCATCCACGGCGACTCCCCGCCCGCGAACATCTTCTGCGGGGTGCACGGGAACCTCTACGCCGACTTCGAGCTGGTCACGCTGGGCCCCGTCGAGTGGGACCTGGCCGCTCTAGGACCCGTCCTCGAATCCGCATACAACCGCGGCGCGCAGCGCAACGGTATGCGGCCATTGAACGAGGACGTCCTGCGCTTCGTGAACGCCGTGGGGATGCTGCGGGTCATTGCCTCCCTCGCACTCGTGCCGCAACTTCCTTCGTTGGTGGAGTACTTGCAGTCGGCCGTCGACCAATGGCAGACGATGCCGTTCGCCGGCGGCATGGCCGAATGA
- a CDS encoding LysR family transcriptional regulator, with translation MDLIAVRTFVTAVDAGQFQEAAANLSITPQAVSKRIAVLEKDLGVQLFSRTARGARLTIDGQAFLPYARALLQAEERAAASVRPGRRALRVDVIGRQVSVAGLLRDFHRAHPETDLDVVTLFDSDTAIAAVRSGTIDATFRAVTMPGRQLPDGIEATPVYDEPLHLFTGPAHEFAAARAITPAQLAGRRIWMPGNLPGTEWAAYYDELAATFGLTIDAVGPNFGIEPLLDTIAASSTLATFVSEQTPLVWPAGHDLRRIPLHDPTPVYPHSLIWRTDNPHPALTALRNHLTSAYPGRPDNGTWTPDWAQGATQPS, from the coding sequence GTGGACCTCATCGCCGTGCGCACCTTCGTCACCGCCGTCGACGCGGGACAGTTCCAAGAAGCCGCCGCCAACTTGTCGATCACCCCACAGGCCGTATCCAAGCGCATCGCCGTGCTGGAGAAGGACCTCGGTGTGCAGCTGTTCAGCCGTACGGCCCGCGGAGCCCGGCTGACCATCGACGGACAGGCGTTCCTGCCTTACGCCCGGGCTCTCCTGCAAGCCGAGGAACGGGCAGCCGCCTCCGTGCGGCCAGGGCGCAGGGCGTTGCGCGTCGATGTGATCGGCCGCCAGGTTTCGGTGGCGGGTCTGCTGCGTGACTTCCACCGCGCGCATCCCGAGACCGATCTCGATGTCGTGACCCTGTTCGACTCCGACACGGCCATCGCCGCCGTCCGGTCCGGGACGATCGACGCGACCTTCCGCGCCGTGACCATGCCGGGCCGGCAGCTCCCCGACGGCATCGAGGCCACCCCGGTCTACGACGAACCGCTCCACCTGTTCACCGGACCGGCCCACGAGTTCGCCGCCGCCCGCGCGATCACTCCCGCCCAGCTCGCCGGGCGCCGGATCTGGATGCCCGGCAACCTGCCCGGCACCGAGTGGGCCGCCTACTATGACGAACTCGCCGCCACGTTCGGTCTCACCATCGACGCGGTCGGCCCCAACTTCGGTATCGAGCCCCTCCTCGACACGATCGCGGCCTCCTCAACACTGGCGACCTTCGTCAGCGAGCAAACTCCGCTGGTCTGGCCTGCCGGCCACGACCTGCGACGCATCCCCCTGCACGACCCGACCCCGGTCTACCCGCACTCACTGATCTGGCGCACCGACAACCCGCACCCCGCCCTCACCGCACTGCGAAACCACCTCACCTCTGCCTACCCCGGCCGCCCCGACAACGGGACCTGGACACCGGACTGGGCTCAGGGCGCCACACAGCCGAGCTAG
- a CDS encoding SRPBCC family protein: METMTVERVIDAPIDEVFTWLTTTTHYTSSPLVLRCRLTRHGEAAPYGVGAVRSHLWLIGWFRERITHYDPPHATEYVVERSLPPSRHELGRMTFTEVEGGTHVRWTTRAEIPVPVLGAVLTRFLARPVITRTFRNILDAANSALAPHPQSETGPGRCRA, encoded by the coding sequence ATGGAAACCATGACCGTTGAACGCGTCATCGACGCCCCGATCGACGAGGTGTTCACCTGGCTCACCACGACCACTCACTACACGAGCTCGCCCCTGGTGCTGCGCTGCCGCCTGACCCGACACGGCGAGGCCGCTCCCTACGGCGTCGGCGCCGTGCGCAGTCACCTCTGGCTGATCGGCTGGTTCCGGGAACGCATCACCCACTACGACCCGCCGCACGCCACCGAGTACGTCGTCGAGCGCAGCCTGCCGCCGTCCCGGCACGAACTCGGCCGCATGACGTTCACCGAGGTCGAGGGCGGCACCCACGTGCGCTGGACCACCCGCGCCGAGATCCCCGTCCCGGTGCTCGGCGCCGTACTCACGCGATTCCTCGCACGACCGGTCATCACCCGCACCTTCCGTAACATTCTTGACGCTGCCAACTCGGCGCTGGCTCCGCACCCTCAGTCGGAAACGGGCCCCGGTCGCTGCCGGGCATGA
- a CDS encoding RNA polymerase sigma-70 factor, with product MAEDVFTEHRPLLFTIAYEMLGSAADAEDVLQESYLRWSAVDPAAVEHPRAYLVRVVTRQALNHLRTVRARREDYVGPWLPEPIRTAPDVSDDTILAESVSMAMMLVLETLNPTERAVFVLHEVFGYTHGEIAACIGKTEVTVRQIAHRARRHVHARRRRFEPDSEAARGIVEQFLLAATTGQVKPLIDLLAPDVIQISDGGGKAVAARRPVIGRDDVARFVLGVIRTATTTTTRIEHATYNGMPAARFLTDGALDWLVVFEIEGGQITGLYGMRNPDKLHRSETVHPLDRGETCHGNHDR from the coding sequence GTGGCTGAGGATGTTTTCACCGAGCACCGCCCACTGCTGTTCACCATCGCCTACGAGATGCTGGGCAGCGCCGCCGATGCCGAGGACGTGCTGCAGGAGAGCTATCTGCGGTGGAGCGCGGTCGATCCGGCCGCGGTCGAGCATCCGCGCGCCTATCTGGTGCGCGTGGTGACCCGGCAGGCCCTCAACCACCTGCGCACGGTCAGGGCACGGCGCGAGGACTACGTCGGCCCGTGGCTGCCCGAGCCGATCCGCACCGCGCCCGACGTGAGCGACGACACGATCCTGGCCGAGTCGGTGTCGATGGCCATGATGCTCGTCCTGGAGACGCTGAACCCGACCGAGCGTGCGGTGTTCGTGCTGCACGAGGTGTTCGGCTACACCCACGGCGAGATCGCCGCCTGCATCGGCAAGACCGAGGTCACCGTCCGACAGATCGCCCACCGCGCACGCCGGCACGTCCACGCGCGGCGCCGTCGCTTCGAGCCCGACTCGGAGGCCGCCCGGGGGATCGTCGAGCAGTTCCTGCTCGCGGCGACGACGGGACAAGTCAAGCCGCTGATAGACCTGTTGGCGCCCGATGTCATACAGATCTCCGACGGCGGCGGGAAGGCAGTCGCCGCCCGCAGGCCGGTCATCGGCCGCGACGACGTCGCCCGCTTCGTCCTCGGCGTGATCCGCACCGCCACCACCACGACGACCCGAATCGAGCACGCCACATACAACGGCATGCCCGCCGCACGCTTCCTCACCGACGGCGCACTCGACTGGCTGGTGGTTTTCGAGATCGAGGGCGGACAGATCACCGGTCTCTACGGCATGCGCAACCCGGACAAGCTGCACCGCTCCGAGACGGTCCACCCACTCGACAGAGGAGAAACCTGCCATGGAAACCATGACCGTTGA
- a CDS encoding TetR/AcrR family transcriptional regulator, translating to MAETTTGRRERKKAQTRQALTDAAVRLFTERGFDDVGVREVAEAADVSLSTLFKHFPSKEALVFDLDADIESALIAAIRDRAPGQPVLHALRDHMVRTRTAVRTDDPTFLLVESTPALRDYARRMWSRHEKALAATLADATGLAADDLAVTGLARFALEVPSLARTSDDPARAVRDLFALLETGWATTPLARQEDGPGQDG from the coding sequence ATGGCCGAGACAACGACCGGACGCCGCGAACGCAAGAAGGCCCAGACGAGGCAGGCCCTGACGGATGCCGCAGTGCGGCTGTTCACCGAGCGCGGCTTCGACGACGTCGGTGTGCGCGAGGTGGCGGAGGCGGCCGACGTCTCGTTGAGTACGCTCTTCAAGCACTTCCCCAGCAAGGAAGCCCTCGTCTTCGACCTGGACGCGGACATCGAGAGCGCCCTGATCGCCGCCATTCGCGACCGAGCCCCCGGTCAGCCCGTGCTGCACGCCCTGCGCGACCACATGGTGCGCACCCGTACCGCCGTGCGGACCGACGACCCCACTTTCCTCCTCGTCGAATCCACCCCCGCGTTGCGGGATTACGCCCGGCGCATGTGGTCACGCCATGAGAAGGCACTGGCCGCCACTCTCGCCGATGCCACTGGGCTGGCCGCGGACGACCTTGCCGTCACCGGCCTGGCACGCTTCGCTCTGGAGGTCCCCAGCCTCGCCCGCACAAGCGACGACCCGGCCCGGGCCGTACGCGACCTGTTCGCCCTGCTGGAAACCGGCTGGGCCACCACGCCCCTGGCGCGCCAGGAAGACGGCCCCGGTCAGGACGGGTAA
- a CDS encoding MBL fold metallo-hydrolase: MSGQPSLPPWVTWRLRPFPDANLLLLHGRQPALVDSGFVGHAEDTAAWARAHAGEIGLVVNTHWHSDHVGGNALLQARGAAIAAGAPEAEAISRRDPGCCAAEYLDQPVAPYTVDMSLDDGQVLRLGDTDWEVVRTPGHTPGHLALWQPDERLLVAGDALSDYDVGWVNLALDGLDAATTALASLKRMADLAPRVILPSHGPIPADPTAAFDTALRRAQRLVDDPDGAVWYGARRIFAFALMIRGGIASDEVEPYLHARAWLTDAARLLDLTPEALATELVAAMLRNRALVLRDGRLHAAADHTPVAAESLRVPYPRAWPATELR; the protein is encoded by the coding sequence GTGAGCGGGCAGCCGTCGCTGCCGCCCTGGGTGACGTGGCGGCTGAGGCCGTTCCCCGACGCCAACCTGCTCCTGCTGCACGGGCGGCAACCGGCCCTGGTCGACAGCGGGTTCGTCGGGCATGCGGAGGACACGGCTGCATGGGCCCGTGCGCACGCCGGGGAGATCGGGCTGGTCGTGAACACGCACTGGCACTCCGACCACGTCGGCGGCAACGCCCTCCTCCAGGCGAGGGGCGCTGCCATCGCGGCCGGGGCCCCGGAGGCGGAGGCGATCTCCCGCCGGGACCCGGGCTGTTGTGCAGCGGAGTACCTGGACCAGCCGGTCGCCCCGTACACGGTAGACATGTCGCTCGACGACGGGCAGGTGCTCCGCCTCGGCGACACCGACTGGGAAGTGGTCCGGACCCCCGGGCACACCCCCGGCCACCTGGCGCTGTGGCAACCGGACGAGCGGCTCCTCGTGGCCGGGGACGCGCTGTCGGACTATGACGTCGGGTGGGTCAACCTCGCGCTCGACGGGCTCGACGCGGCCACGACGGCGCTCGCCTCCCTCAAGCGGATGGCCGACCTGGCCCCTCGCGTGATCCTTCCCTCGCACGGCCCGATCCCCGCCGACCCCACGGCCGCCTTCGACACCGCGCTGCGCCGCGCCCAGCGCCTCGTCGACGATCCGGACGGAGCGGTCTGGTACGGCGCCCGGCGCATCTTCGCCTTCGCCCTGATGATCCGCGGAGGCATCGCGTCGGACGAGGTCGAGCCCTACCTTCATGCCCGCGCCTGGCTGACCGACGCGGCACGGCTCCTGGACCTCACGCCCGAGGCGCTCGCCACCGAGCTGGTCGCCGCGATGCTCCGCAACCGTGCCCTCGTCCTGCGCGACGGACGCCTCCACGCCGCCGCCGACCACACCCCGGTGGCGGCCGAGTCACTGCGCGTACCGTACCCGCGCGCCTGGCCGGCAACCGAGCTGCGCTGA
- a CDS encoding winged helix-turn-helix transcriptional regulator, with protein sequence MVTKQFSGSPDEADLTRADSLAREIFSDIANKWALLIIEALGERTLRFSELRNEIEGISHKMLTQNLRMLERNGLVQRTVHPTVPPRVEYTLTEPGQALRVTIDGMCDWTHRYLGHIEASRHHFDS encoded by the coding sequence ATGGTGACCAAGCAGTTCAGCGGCTCGCCCGACGAGGCGGACCTGACACGCGCGGACTCTCTGGCACGGGAGATCTTCTCGGACATCGCCAACAAATGGGCGCTCCTGATCATCGAAGCCCTGGGTGAACGCACCCTGCGCTTCAGCGAGTTGCGTAACGAGATCGAGGGCATCAGCCACAAGATGCTCACCCAGAACCTGCGCATGCTGGAGCGCAACGGCCTGGTGCAACGCACCGTGCACCCCACCGTGCCGCCACGGGTCGAGTACACCCTCACCGAACCGGGCCAGGCCCTGCGGGTGACCATCGACGGCATGTGCGACTGGACCCACCGGTACCTCGGCCACATCGAGGCCTCCCGCCACCACTTCGACTCCTGA